GTGTCATCATTCTCTTGTAACATCGGAACGCCCGCCACGACGACTTGAAAAGTTTATATTTGTCAACgataggaaaattatcaaaaaagttctaaatctattgtagttgtgccaattcagtgtttttttttcttggtgatttagttctaaatttttacaattgtataaattcagtccatttgaaaaattttgattatccggagccgacgtggacgccgatcaatttttcattttgttccttttttctcttctccttccccCTTCTTCTACGGGCCGGCGAGGTCGGCCATCCCTCCGGCCATCGCCGAGGTTCGCCGACtaactggaggaagaagagagaagggaaaggaaataaaataaaataattcaaaaaaagtaTTAACTTGTTTATGTCGCCAACCGGTAGGGGTTCAAAATCGAACcgaaaaaccaaaccaaatcgctaaccgaaccgaaaattttGCACGcttcggtttggttcggttttcggttaggataatgaaaaataaccattctttcttttttagtttggGTTATTTCGATTTGGTTTGTATTCGGTTTGGTTTGCGATTCAGTTCGGTTTAGCTACTCATCCtaacggttcggttcgatttttcgaaaaaaaaaagtaatcgaATCGAACATAACTGTTGACACCCCTACCGACCGACCAAAATTGACcgtatggactgaattgacacaattgcaaaatgtttagaactgaatcggccaaagaaaaaaatttaggagtaaattgacataattacaataagtttaggacttttttggtaatttttccggtAATGACTTTTCCCTTTCATTGGTCAATCTAAACAACATCTCATATGCGATGGACagatcataaatattttttaaattcctgGACGATATAGAGATTCACTCTCAAATTACATATCTTACGAATATCTTAATTTACTTGCTCCTATTTggatttattaaaatttattcgaAAACCTCAATAATTTTTTCGATTAATTTAAGAACTAATTGTGGTTtaacaactctctctctctctctctctctctctctctctctctctctctctatttatcttttaccatttttttatttatctttgtcCAAGCGCCTTAAATCTGTGACTCTTATatgaatttacaatttttgtttgtttgtctcATTATTTTTCCTACGCGCAAAAAAGGAACGCGCTTCTCCAACGCACTAAAAAACTTCAACGAAATGTATAATTAAGTGGGAGTTGATAGCCCGATAGTCCGATAGTactgttaattattttttgtcgcACGATATCCCAATAACGAGTGCTTTATGAAAAACACGCAATGATGCTATGcgaatctacggttgagattatatTGTTACGGACGGTACTGtcgggaaagcattttcctaatTAAGCTTTAAAAAATCAGTCCTTCCATAACCGACTTCGAACTCTACAGAGAACTAAAATGAAGGACCTCTTCCACCTCATTGAGGATACGATCGGTGTCGGCGAGGTTCCAGCAAAGGAGGAGCTCATCGATGATGCCGAGACTGTCTCTGGTCATCGAGAATCCAGGAAAGATCTTATCGACGTCACTCCTCACGTTCTCCTTCATCAACTGGCCAAGTGAAGAAGCCTGCGTGGCTGGCCGAGCAACTGAACCTGGAATAGGCCGGTCAAGAGAGCGTGGTCGCGGTGGACCGGTTCGGAGGGAAGTGGAAGAGGATGCGAAGTGGATGTGGCGGCAGCGTCGAAGTCTTGTGAATGACTTCCTGTTTTATAATCAATTTATATTAATTGTCAAGGAAAAGGTTAATGgaagtttcttttcattttccgcCTCTCTTCGCCCAATGGGAAGTTATGCCGATGACAAAAGCTGAAAAGAGCTAGTTGATGTTGGCCCATTGGAAGTCCACTGAGCTAGCTAGGCGATAGTGGTCGACCGCCCGCCGTGCAAAGCTAGTATCAAGGGCCGACAAAATCCCCGTGCAATGATAGGCAGTGATACGTGCGTGAACCCGATCATGGACCATGCCGTGGACCAGGGCGTGGACCATGCACCGTGGAAAAAGAGCGACCCGAGTCGACCGAGCAAGATCCAGGAAGGATGGCCTCATCGATCAACGTACGATCCAATGCATGGACCAGAGCATGATCGGCATAAGCCGGCACATGATCTGCACGCTTGGCGCATGGCCTGGCACACGGATAGGCATGATCCGTGGACGATTCTGGTGAGCCCAAGAGTCATCCTAGGGTCTATCCCAGCAACGATGAGGACATAGGAAAAACGAAGAGTCTTGTAAGGGACAACTCATGTATGACAAATCATAGAGATTCAAATAGATAAGACAAGGAGAAtaggacaagaagaaaaagacaaagctAATAGGTCCCCATTTTTGTATAAATAGAGGTATTCCCCCTCATTTGTAACCACTTTGTACATATTGCAATAGACTTTCATTCTCTcccataactctctctctctctctctctctctctctctctctctctacgatcCGAGCAGCCAAGTGAGCATGAGTGATCGATTCTTGGGCAAGGCTTGGCTTAGACGCTCCATCGATCCCACGAGCCTAAGTTGCTGCAGGTCTCGGTCTTGATCACTTGCCCTTGACACTAACATCAACTGGCACGACGATTGATGGCTTACACAGTATTGGACAGGGGCCTTTGAAGTTAAAATTGTTGAAAAGATTCAGTAGACCCTTTTGAATATTATGTATATAGAAAGATTTCAATAAACATCACATAAGGCACTTAGAAGTTAATCACATTATAGTGCAGAACAGTAAATGGGTTTGCTCTCTTTTGTTACAATTTCTTTTTCCGTGATTGCATTACATAACCAAAGTACATATAATCATGTTCCCGGTATACTTTGTTGGATTATTCGTTGGATTGTGTAAAAACTCTCATTTCACCATATTATGTTCTCATAAGAAATTAATTGCAAACACACTAGTATCGTAGAAGTGAACGCTTAAAAATGTGAACCTTACTCTTGTTTATGCGTACAAACAATTACATTTTACACATCAACGATGATCATTGGCATGCATTTTTGCAACCCACAAGTAAAAGATCTAAAGTTCTTGGTCAAACATCCGTTTCTTATTTAACAGTGAATTcacattttatcttttgatgtCGATAGCTTGAGAGAGTATACTTCTTCAAATCATGTGATATTATCTACTAACAACAACTTCGCTAGCAATGTCCCTCGCGACTCATTGGTCGCCCCAGAAAATCACAATCCAGGTCTCTCTCTTTTGTCTGgtggaaggaagaaagagagagaataactGCAAAGGAGGGGAAGATGTCGAATGCATATGACGTAATCACAGTGACGAGACCGACGTCGTCGACGTGAGGTCGTCAACCCGATATTTTCAAgctaaaaatttcagaaatttgtgACTTCTGCGTTGACATGCGGTCATCGGTTTTTCCATGGCGGAAGTCTTGCCACTTATTGTTCTTCGTGTTAGTTGACTCCTCTTAGTCTTGGCGTAAGTCTTCTTTACGTGGGCATCACAGCTCATGCAGATGAAGTCACTGATAGGAAGTTCAACGTAGTACCCTTGATCACGTGTCGTTTACTATTAGCGATGTTGAACTAGGACAATGATTAGATTATCACCTCAAGTTCTCTCTACTCTCTGGgttcccacaaaaaaaataaataaataagtggTCAATGATCCATTGCCAAAAGAGCCAACGATGGCACTACTCTAACGGCTCAAAGGGCTATTAGTAAACTCCATCCTTGAAGGTGGATGTTAGTATGTAGGAATGAACGTAGGCTTATTCTAAGCTGAGTCACTATAAGTCTGCGTGCATCTATCTCTGACTTTATCCCTTTGCTTGTTATTTCGTTTGCTTGATAGAAGAAGCATCACACATGTAGTTCCTGCATATATTAAGTTTGTTTCTGTATACATTAACTTGGTTTTGATTAATTCCGCAAAAAGTACAACAAGTGTAGTCAAATAACCTATTTACCCTTTTTAGGTTATATCACCAGCCAAAACACACCGCTCAACCTCGCAGTCATCTGGTTCCTCACTTGTCCCGGCGTTCCTCTCAACCACCGCAAGTCCAAGTTTCTCCGGTCACTTCCGATACACCCACGCGCGTACAGGCTACACCAAGGCGCATCGCCCATCCACATAGGTATCTCTCTCTTTGGACGGTCCCATCTCTCCTTGACAACTCTCATCCATTCAAGCAGATTAGGCCATTGAAGATTCGCGGCTACAGCAACAAACCTCGGTCAACAATACTCATGGTCGAGCGTTAAGTTTTGTCCTCCATTGGCACCCAAAAAGTAGCGTGAACTTGAAGAATAAAGGTAGGGATTGGGAtcaaacaaaaatatatttggtgGTCTCCGTGCAAAGGCAACAAGAGAGCATTCAAGCAGATTGGGTAAAAGGCTCCAGGGAACAAAACAATACATAGATAGGAAAACTAGGAGCAAGGCCCGCACGTATGTTTTCCTTCGTTCCGCATCCAGCGTTCCAACCTTCAGAATCCTCGGCTCCACCCGGCGTCCTCGCTCGTTGCTCCACCACCGTCCTTGCTCGTGATCCTAAACTAGTGCAAACATGATAATACATGGGTTTTTGTTTTAAGTCGTTGAATGAATTTAGTACACAAAGTGAGCTGCATGTGCATGGATCCCTAAATCAGATAGACGCTTGTGTCCATCGACTTCGCACTTCAATATGCACATATCGGTTTCATGGTAGAATAGTTATGTATctctggcttttttttttttttttattgatccaAGGGAGAAGCATCCTGGACAAAGCAAATCGATGATCTTCAAATATAGAAAGAAAACTAGGTTACGTAGCCAAACCGTTCGCAAGTGCCTGGTCAATCCGCACTCCTGTCTAAACGACTAATATATTGCGTCTCTCATTGGCAGGGACTATTCTGCACGCAATACTAAGCGTAAGCACTTTCATATATGCAGCTTTAGCCAATTGTGTTACATTATCTCGTCTCCACGGGTTCTCGCAAATTTGAATATTCTAcgcatttggaaaattttcattgattgcatagaaaaaaaaaatagagaattccaatGCTAGCTGTCCAAGGCTTATCACGTGTAATCTTATTCCCTGACGACTATGAAACCAATCACTTTCCTAGAAATTTCATAGTCATTACTTTGCTTTcgctattttcgaaaaatcccAGGAGGTGGAACCACTTTATGTTTCTTCTGAATAAGTATCACTTATCTAATAAACCAGGGATTTATTTGGCTAACTGTTTTTCCCTAGTCCATAGATTAGACTCGGTTAGTTTATAGGCAGCATCACGAATCTAAAATTGGACAGGCATGCTTGTTTATATTCCATCTAATTTAAGTAAATTAGATAAAGTAATGACCATTGAGATAGATTAGAGAAGGAAACCGCTAGTCCGATAGTCCGACAATACCACTAATTATTTCTGATTatacgatctctcaatcaatgaatattttatgcaaaatattggGTGATGATGTGTAGATTTACGGTTGAAATTGTCCCCGATTATGCTgtcaggaaagcattttccttttaagaaaAGGACGAGAATCATCTAATCGTAACGGAAAAATTATCGAAACTAATACTTTGAGGCaatattgaagaaattaaatCTCTTGTGATAGTTGTAACtaccaaaaagtaaaaattcttGATGCAGTTTCGAGGAAACTGCAATGTCCTGTGTACTTTTGTCGATATGCATTGGAAGAAGCCTATATATTTCCTATTCCGTCTCTTTCTCATATCTTAATCTCCTTATCACAATCCAAGAAGAATCGTTCCACAAGTGCAAATATTTCGTCGTCTCCGATTCCACTTCTATGAAACCTCTCCCGCCAGTTTTATGAACGTGTCAGACATGGCCAACGCTCGCAATCGCAGCTTGGAAGTGACCATCATCTCCGGCGAAGACCTCCGCATCAACGGCCGTCCCATCAAGAACAACGCCTTTGTCACCGTCAAGGCCGAGTCTCGCTGCTCGCCATCGTCGCATGAGTCAACCAAACCTGACGCGCGGGGCGATAGCTACCCTTACTGGGACGAGAAGCTCCACGTGGAATTGCCCGCGGGCTCGCCCTACGTCGTCGTTGAGGCCCACCGGAGAAGCTCCTCGGCCGGAGACAAGCTCGTCGGTATGGCGTGGATTCCGGTGTCGGACTTCGTCGGAGACTACACGCCGGAGAATCACCTGCATTTCTTGAGTTACCGGCTGAGAGACGCCAAAGGCCTGCGCAACGGGATCATCAATATCTCAGTGAGGGTCGTCACCTCGTCGCACAAAGGGGCTTCGTCCTGTTCGTCGCCTTTGCCACCGCCGGTGCTGGAGTCCAGGATGCCGGTGGATCGGGAGAAGCACGGCGGGACGGTGACCGGCGTGCCTGTTTGGTTTCCCAATCAATGGAAATCTTGAGGGAGACGTATTTTGAGTTTGGAATTCTTTTGGTCTGTCACTGTCAGTTACAGTGTGGCTTGGGTCAGGATGTTTGATCGTCTTTTTGGCGGAGCGTCAAGCGATTTTGTAGATAATGCTTTGCGGGTCCTATTAAGTCAAATAACAAAGCAAAATTACCTCcattaattctaaacctattgtaaggATGTCAGTTCAGTTCTAAGCttctaattttatcaattgagtcctaaattattatgcaaaatttcaatattgatcatttcaatccattttcatCGGAAATAGTTAACGTTATtatgtgccatgtaggatggtgaCGATAACTGGACCACCACATCAACGTTTTCGAACAAAAATTGGTTGGAATGACTACTTTGAAATTTTACACAAATAAGACTATatttgtaaaattgaaaagtttataactgaattgacatccataaTTTTCTCTAATTAACAACATCAATATTCTACAATGAAATCAAAACGGACGGAAACGTATATTTTGACCAATCCCATAAATGTCTAACTTTCCATGTTGATATTGCACATGCTGCAAGCATTTATTTTTCCCTCCTAAATCAACTCAAATATTTAAACACTTTCTGGacatttcaaacttttttttcatgtacctatttttttttctagtaaaaaaaaaagagtttactTTTTGAAGAACTCCTGGGTTATATAAACAAGTGGAGCACCCACAGAATATGGACTCGGTCAATTCCAAGTAGAAATTGGAGACACTTGTTTGAACTCAAAAAGACAAAGTTCTCATCAACCTATTATACAAAATTACTagtcaaacaaaaagaaaagagcttcttttaaaaaaattctttacaGCTCGCACGATTTGACTTTAAATTTGGTTCAGTAAAAAAGTGGTAAGAGTGATGAATTTGGActtcttttggtcatcaatcGCGATCATCTTTTTGGAGTCACGTGATAGAATAGCTcccttttttgtgtgtgtgtgtgtgtatgtgaaTTCTAATATGAGACTGCTTTTGCGGAATTAATTcttcttttggccaaaaatgaaaaaaaaataaaggagcaattttgataaattgacaTAGGTTTGTCCAATTGCAAGTAGATTTTTGTGACATTTGAGGTGtctttattttataaaaaataattgatttgaaaaatacgtTTCAAAGGATCAGTAAACTTTGCAACACTATattaccctttttctttttcagaacaTCTTCGTGTCTCCATTTGAACTCAGATCTCTGGATATGTCATTCATTACGTCACATTTTTCATATAATAAGGAAGTCCAATCTATGTCGGCCGTCATTTGGATAATGTCCCATCCTTATATTCTACTAAAGAAAATCAAGAGCATAGGTCTTATAGGACCGGTGCATCTATACATTCTCATGTAAAACATACGAAAGTCAAAACGGGTCCATGTGTCACACATCCGCCCCATGAATTTACACGTGGCGATCCTTATCTCTCTTAGGCGACATGCGTTATCCACTTGTGCAAAAATCTTTCGGTTGGCGTATTCTATAAGGTGGAGACTATAAAATTTCACGGGTTAGCGCCGCATAAGGACAATGAAATTTGCCGGCCCACATGGTTCATAATTCATAGTATGAAATTTAGGTGTTGTAATAATAGACTTCAAGTGATTTGTTATATTATGGTTGGCCCAATTGTTAACCTATTATGAATAGAGATTGGCTAACGGTGCCAGCGGGATCACAAATTCTCTTTGGCTTAGGATGGATAACGGGGGGATTAGTTTTTTTAAATGTGGAGCATTCTTGTCAAACTGTCCCGAAACAACTGTGAATGTC
This sequence is a window from Rhodamnia argentea isolate NSW1041297 chromosome 3, ASM2092103v1, whole genome shotgun sequence. Protein-coding genes within it:
- the LOC115743032 gene encoding BON1-associated protein 1-like, which codes for MANARNRSLEVTIISGEDLRINGRPIKNNAFVTVKAESRCSPSSHESTKPDARGDSYPYWDEKLHVELPAGSPYVVVEAHRRSSSAGDKLVGMAWIPVSDFVGDYTPENHLHFLSYRLRDAKGLRNGIINISVRVVTSSHKGASSCSSPLPPPVLESRMPVDREKHGGTVTGVPVWFPNQWKS